A part of Gossypium hirsutum isolate 1008001.06 chromosome A07, Gossypium_hirsutum_v2.1, whole genome shotgun sequence genomic DNA contains:
- the LOC121232134 gene encoding plant UBX domain-containing protein 4 — MEHETHRQGNPTDPNADQNAALINSFIEITSSSKEEALFFLESHQWDLDAAVSTFLDSNSTAALQQPPTAPPVSGVGGVNNSASPSQSDSPDYSPSQSPSRSRSPSPARPARPPYALRSRRNDKKPSGSGGNNARGVRTLADLNRTPPGGSDSDSDEGQDYFTGGEKSGMVVRDPSKHRDVDSIFNQARQAGAVEGSDDYFRPSSSNTRSFSGTARLLSGETVAPPPPPPPEVVTHNITFWRNGFTVDDGPLRQLDDPANATFLESVMGSQCPKELEPADPRTKVDLHLFRRDENYSEPNRRQSVFQGVGRTLGSSSPSPTPSESTAAAGNIITAPAPSMGLVVDTSLPTTSIQLRLSDGTRMISRFNHHHTIRDIRGFIDASRPGGATNYQLQTMGFPPKQLIDLDQTIEQAGIANSVVIQKY, encoded by the exons ATGGAGCACGAAACGCATCGGCAAGGAAACCCTACTGACCCAAACGCCGATCAAAACGCTGCTTTGATCAATTCTTTCATTGAAATCACTTCTTCTTCTAAAGAAGAAGCCCTTTTCTTTTTGGAATCTCATCAGTGGGACTTAGACGCCGCCGTTTCGACTTTCCTTGACAGCAATTCTACCGCCGCACTACAACAACCACCGACCGCACCGCCTGTTTCTGGCGTTGGTGGTGTTAACAACTCTGCTTCTCCTTCGCAGTCCGATTCCCCTGATTACTCTCCCTCTCAATCGCCTTCTCGGTCTCGTTCTCCTTCTCCTGCTCGACCGGCTCGTCCTCCTTATGCGCTTCGGTCGCGCCGTAACGATAAGAAGCCGTCTGGTAGCGGTGGGAATAACGCTCGTGGAGTTCGAACCCTAGCTGATCTGAACCGGACACCTCCTGGTGGGTCCGATAGTGATTCTGATGAAGGACAGGATTATTTCACCGGCGGTGAAAAAAG TGGGATGGTGGTTCGAGATCCTTCGAAGCATCGTGATGTGGATTCGATTTTTAATCAAGCGAGACAAGCTGGAGCGGTTGAAGGATCTGACGATTACTTCCGGCCATCGTCTTCGAACACGAGAAGCTTTAGTGGGACGGCGAGATTACTCTCCGGAGAAACCGTGGCACCTCCTCCTCCTCCGCCACCTGAAGTTGTCACTCACAATATTACTTTTTGGAGGAATGGTTTTACAGTTGATGATGGGCCGTTGCGTCAGCTGGATGATCCTGCCAATGCTACCTTCTTGGAG AGTGTGATGGGTTCTCAATGTCCAAAAGAGCTCGAACCAGCTGATCCGAGAACAAAAGTGGATCTTCACCTCTTTAGACGGGATGAAAACTATTCC GAACCAAATAGACGCCAAAGTGTGTTTCAAGGTGTTGGAAGAACCCTAGGAAGTAGCAGCCCGAGCCCTACTCCCTCTGAGTCAACTGCTGCAGCCGGTAATATCATCACTGCACCAGCGCCATCAATGGGCCTGGTTGTGGATACATCATTGCCAACAACCTCTATTCAGCTGAGGTTATCGGATGGTACGCGCATGATCTCACGATTCAATCACCATCATACGATCAGAGACATTCGTGGCTTTATAGATGCATCACGGCCTGGCGGAGCAACAAACTATCAGTTACAGACAATGGGGTTCCCTCCTAAACAGCTCATTGATTTGGACCAAACAATAGAGCAAGCCGGCATTGCTAACTCAGTTGTTATCCAGAAATACTAG